AAGCGGAAATAAAGGGATTAATGCGCCATCTGACGAAGATACCCCTGTTTTTACAGCCGAAGAATGGAATGCATTGTCGGAAGAAGAACAATATAAGATTACCCTGAAATACAGACTTACTTATGTGGCCGATGCAACCGTAAACTGGTGCCCTGGCCTGGGTTCTGTATTGTCGAATGACGAAGTAAAAGACGGCGTTTCCGAACGCGGCGGATTCCCGGTTATTCAAAAACTGATGCGCCAGTGGATGATGCGCATTACTGCCTATTCGCAACGCTTGCTGGATGGACTAGACACAGTAGACTGGACAGATTCATTGAAAGAACAACAACGCAACTGGATCGGAAGATCGGTCGGCGCGCTGGTGAAGTTTGAAATAATGGAGGAAGGGAGGAAGGAGGAAGGAGAAAGAAATCCTTTGTCCCTTTCCTCCGTTCCTCCATCCTCCCTTTCAATCGAAGTGTTCACGACAAGAGTCGACACGATTTACGGTGTTACTTTCATGGTGATCGCGCCGGAGCATGAGTTGGTGGATCAAATTACTACTGCCGGGCAGCGTAGGGCGATTGACGAGTATATTGCGATGACGCAGAAGAAGTCGGAGCGGGATCGGATGTCGGACGTGAAAACGGTTTCCGGTGCATTTACAGGCGCATTTGCGATCAATCCTTTCAATGGTGAGAAAGTACCGGTTTATATCGCCGATTATGTTTTAGCGGGCTACGGAACAGGCGCAGTCATGGCGGTTCCTTCAGGGGACCAGCGTGACTGGAACTTTGCAAAGCATTTCGACCTGCCGATCATTCCGATCCTGGATGCGCAGAAAGATGTGGAAACCCAGGCAGACGCTACGAAGGAAGGAAAATATATCAACTCGGGAATGATCAATGGTTTGACTTTCCATGAGGCCAATAAAGTTTTGATACAATATCTGGAAGAAAAGGGTATTGGTAAAGGAAAGATCAATTACAGGCTGCGCGACGCGGTTTTCAGCCGCCAGCGTTACTGGGGCGAGCCGGTTCCGGTTTTCTATAAAGAAGACAGCACCGGAACTCCTGTACCTTATCTGATGTCGGAAAATGAATTGCCGCTGAATCTGCCGGACGTAGATAAATACCTTCCGACAGAATCGGGTGAGCCGCCGTTGGGACGGGCGCAGGATTGGCAGCACGGTTCTGGGAATGCTTACGAACTGAGCACAATGCCGGGCTGGGCGGGTAGCAGCTGGTACTGGTACAGGTATATGGATCCTCAGAATCAGTCAGAATTTGCTTCGCAGGAAGCGATTGACTACTGGCAGAACGTGGATTTGTATATGGGCGGCACCGAGCACGCGACCGGACATTTGCTGTACAGCCGGTTTTGGAATAAGTTCTTGAAAGACAGGGGTTATGTACCTCAGGAAGAGCCTTTCAAAAAGCTGATTAACCAGGGAATGATCCAGGGGCGCAGTAACTTTGTGTACCGCGTGAAAAGTGAGGATTACGCTAATCCGACCTTCGTCAGTGCGGGATTGCGTGATCAGTATGAAGTTTCAGGCCTGCACGTCGATGTCAACATAGTTCAGAATGATGTGCTGGATATTGAGAAATTCAAAGCGACGCGCGCGGATATCGGTGCAGCAAACGCAAAGTATATTCTCGAAGACGGAAAATATGTGTGCGGTGTGGAGATCGAGAAAATGTCGAAATCCAAATTCAATGTTGTCAACCCCGACGACATCGTAGAAAAGTACGGAGCGGATACCCTGCGTTTGTATGAAATGTTCCTCGGCCCGCTGGATCAGGCAAAACCCTGGAATACCCACGGCATCGACGGTACTTACCGGTTTATACGCAAATTGTGGCGCCTTTTTTATAACGACGCCGGCCAATCGGTTGTGAAAGATATACCTGCGAAACCGGAAGAATTAAAGATCCTGCACAAAACGATCAAGAAAATTGAAGAGGATATTGAAAACTTCTCTTTCAATACCGGCGTGAGTGCTTTTATGGTTTGTGTAAATGAGCTGGGTAGCTTGAAATGTCACAGTAAACCTATTTTGCAGGAGCTGGTTATTCTGATTTCTCCTTATGCGCCGCACATTGCAGAAGAGCTTTGGGTTGCATTGGGTAATGAAGCGGGGACGGTTTCGGGCGCGGCATTCCCGAAATGGGAGCAGCAGCACGTAATCGATGCTATTTTTGAATATCCCGTACAGATCAACGGAAAAGTGCGGATCTCGATTCCTTTCCCGCTGGATACCCCTGGTGAGGAAATCGAAAAAGCGGTACTTGCGAATGAAACGGTGTTGAAATGGATGGAAGGAAAACCAGCCAGAAAGGTGATCGTGGTTCCAAAACGCATTGTCAATGTGGTGATTTAGGATTCGTGTCAATACAAAAGAAAGCCCGGCGCAACCAAATGCGCCGGGCTTCTTCTTGGCTAACAGCTATCATTTAATGGCCAGCACACGCTCCACAGGTTGTTCCGACAATTCAAAGGTTTTGGTCAGCTTTTCGCCTTTGCCGCTTATCTGAATCGTGTAGATGCCGCTGGGCAAATTTTTGACATTCAGTGCTTTTCTGAATTTCTCAGTATTCTTTCCGATTATCTCGCGGAACATGACTTGTCCCCGGTCATTGGTTACCAGCACGATCGCATTGCAGTCTGCATATTTGTCGACACTAATATGAATGTTGCCCGATTTTGAGGCGAAAATTCCGGTGCCGAAGCTGGTAACTTTTTTAGTCTCTTTATCCGCGGCAAAAGTATTGGCAACGAAAACAAAAGTGAATGCTACTGTGAAGGCGATTGATTTAAGTAAGTTTTTCATGGCTAATAAATGTTTAAAGGTTTTATCTGACTGCTATCCCTGATGGACATAACAAAGATAGGTGACGACAGGTACTATGTAATACAAAGTACAGGAGCGGTAGTATGTGAAAATAAGTGGTTGTAACTGCGGAACACTGAACTTTTGTATTTTTACCTCACAATGGCAAAAAGGAAAATTAAAGCCTCCACAAAGAAAACAGCTTACTTAAAACCCCTTCCACCCAAAGGATGGGCAATTGTTGCAGGTGTAGTTTTGCTGATCGCGGCCGTGATCTGGTGGCGTGACAGCAAGGATGAAAATCAATGGGAGTTTGTCAGCAAGTTCGGTATACGCTTACCGATGCGTTATTCGATCCATGGAATCGACGTTTCGCACCACAATGCAAAAATCAATTGGGACAAGTTGAAAAAGACCAGGTCCGGGGACGTTGGTATTGATTTCGTGTACATCAAAGCGACCGAAGGCGCGACGCATCTTGACAAACAATTTAGAAGAAACTGGAACGAGGCGAAAAGGGTAGGCATGAAACGCGGGGCCTACCATTTTTATAACCCCCGGGTGATGTCCGACAGGCAGGTGCAAAACTTCATAGGCCAGGTCGCAATGGAAGCCGGGGATATGCCGCCGGTACTGGATTTGGAAACGCACGCTGGCAGACCCGATGACATCATTATTAAGGGTGTAAAAAACTGGCTCACACAAATAGAAAAGCATTACGGCGTGCGGCCGATTATTTACGTTAATGAATATTTCTACAAAAAATATATAGCCGGAAACTTCGATGATTACCCGCTCTGGCTGGCTGGCTATTCCCGCGACGATATCAGCGACCTCGCGCTCGATGCCAAGGTATTATTCTGGCAGCACAGCGAAAAAGGCTGGGCCGATGGGATCAAAGGTTTTGTAGACTATAATGTGTTTTTACACGAAGGCGACGACTGGGCTTCCCTGGGTGAATAGCTACCGAATACTCAAGCGAGTAAAAGTACGCTGAGAATCAGGCCGGTGAAATCCTACTTTTGAACACAACCAAACATTAACTGTGTCATGAAGGGATTTCAATTTTGTCTGCTGCTGCTAATCGCCGGCTACTGCCTGACCGGGTGTAAGACTACTGCTATACTCTCTGCTAATTTTGAAAGCAATACGGTAGGCACTTTGCCGCCCAAAAACTTGCCGGGCGAACCTGCCGGTGATGAAATGACATTCGGCTCAGAACTGGAACCCAGGATACGGATCGTTGCTTCGGGGGGCAATAAGGCATTGAGCTTTACGCAGGTAAGTGCGTCAGGCCTGACCGCTCATAATCAGTGGCTGGGCTTCAAGGGTATTTCAACCAATTTTGTGGAACCAATGTGGTTTTATTTTACAGCGAAACATTCGGGGCTGGGCGGCAAAATTACTATTGATATTACCGACGGCGCTGCTGCCATTATCGGAAGGTTTTTCATCTCGCAGTCGGGCGACGTTTCGATTATAAGAAATGTAGCAACTGTGGAGGAGCAGCACGCCGGCAATATTCCACCTGATGAATCACACACCTTCATTGTCGCGCTGAATATGAGTAAATCGTCATATAACCTGATCATTTATAAATCGAGCGGAAATATAACGGTTGAAGACATTCCGGTGGCCAACAGTGCCCTGACCTACGCCAATCCTGCAAACCCCACCATTAGTTTCAGGTATGACGACGGCAGTTCATCCGATCGGAAATATGTGATGGAAGCGGTGACGATCAGCAGAAAGCAGCCTTGAAATAACGAGCCCCGGCGCGTACCGGGGCTGCTGTCATATCAAAGGTTCCTGCTGGCTGAGGCAGTGAAAACTACCCTGTCCCCAGATGATCTCCGTAGCTTCGAGCGGGATAATTTTACGTCCCGGAAAGGTTTGTTCAAGAATATCAATTGCAACCTGGTCATTCGGATTATTGAAAACCGGTACGATCACACCTGCATTACAGATCAGGAAGTTGGCATAGGAGCCAGGCGTACGGAAACCGTCGATTACAACCGCTTTCGGCATGGGCAGCTCGATGATATTCAGCTGCTTCCCATTCACCAGCCGCATATTTTCCAGCATAGTGAGGTTGGTGTGCAGGATTTCGTAGTTCTCGTCTTCCGGATTTGATTCTACGCAGGCTACCACGGTATCTTCATTCACAAAACGGGTTGTATCGTCAATGTGTCCGTCCGTATCGTCACCTACAATGCCGCCTTCCACCCATAGTACCTGCTCCATGCCGTAATAATCGCAGAGGTACTTTTCGATTTCTGTCTGGTTCAAATGCGGGTTGCGATTGGTATGGAGCAAACAGGATTTGCTGGTCAATATGCTTCCCGCGCCATTGAATTCCACCGCGCCGCCTTCCATGATAATGCCCGGATTCACAATCGGTAAATTCAGGTATTTCGCAACCGCGGCAGGCGTGCGGTTATCGTCGTCGTAGGGAGGATATTTGCCTCCCCACGCATTGTGACCCCAATCCACGATCATTTTCTGCTTTGTCTC
This Dyadobacter sp. UC 10 DNA region includes the following protein-coding sequences:
- a CDS encoding agmatine deiminase family protein, with amino-acid sequence MSELNTSLTPKESGFIFPPEWYPHRATWLTFPHNEASWQGEKLAQMRPQYLAFIKAISQGENVGIIADNENLKEFIIAELSRTGVDLSKIEFIIKPTNDAWCRDHGPSFVINPETKQKMIVDWGHNAWGGKYPPYDDDNRTPAAVAKYLNLPIVNPGIIMEGGAVEFNGAGSILTSKSCLLHTNRNPHLNQTEIEKYLCDYYGMEQVLWVEGGIVGDDTDGHIDDTTRFVNEDTVVACVESNPEDENYEILHTNLTMLENMRLVNGKQLNIIELPMPKAVVIDGFRTPGSYANFLICNAGVIVPVFNNPNDQVAIDILEQTFPGRKIIPLEATEIIWGQGSFHCLSQQEPLI
- a CDS encoding T9SS type A sorting domain-containing protein, which codes for MKNLLKSIAFTVAFTFVFVANTFAADKETKKVTSFGTGIFASKSGNIHISVDKYADCNAIVLVTNDRGQVMFREIIGKNTEKFRKALNVKNLPSGIYTIQISGKGEKLTKTFELSEQPVERVLAIK
- a CDS encoding glycoside hydrolase family 25 protein, with amino-acid sequence MAKRKIKASTKKTAYLKPLPPKGWAIVAGVVLLIAAVIWWRDSKDENQWEFVSKFGIRLPMRYSIHGIDVSHHNAKINWDKLKKTRSGDVGIDFVYIKATEGATHLDKQFRRNWNEAKRVGMKRGAYHFYNPRVMSDRQVQNFIGQVAMEAGDMPPVLDLETHAGRPDDIIIKGVKNWLTQIEKHYGVRPIIYVNEYFYKKYIAGNFDDYPLWLAGYSRDDISDLALDAKVLFWQHSEKGWADGIKGFVDYNVFLHEGDDWASLGE
- the leuS gene encoding leucine--tRNA ligase → MSEYSHWEIEKKWQGFWEEKGTFKVSNQSDKPKYYVLDMFPYPSGAGLHVGHPLGYIASDIYSRYKRLKGFNVLHPMGFDSFGLPAEQYAIQTGQHPAITTEQNISRYIEQLKNLGLSYDWSREVRTSDPGYYKWTQWIFGELFNSWYNNDTDQAEPIKTLIQKFSESGNKGINAPSDEDTPVFTAEEWNALSEEEQYKITLKYRLTYVADATVNWCPGLGSVLSNDEVKDGVSERGGFPVIQKLMRQWMMRITAYSQRLLDGLDTVDWTDSLKEQQRNWIGRSVGALVKFEIMEEGRKEEGERNPLSLSSVPPSSLSIEVFTTRVDTIYGVTFMVIAPEHELVDQITTAGQRRAIDEYIAMTQKKSERDRMSDVKTVSGAFTGAFAINPFNGEKVPVYIADYVLAGYGTGAVMAVPSGDQRDWNFAKHFDLPIIPILDAQKDVETQADATKEGKYINSGMINGLTFHEANKVLIQYLEEKGIGKGKINYRLRDAVFSRQRYWGEPVPVFYKEDSTGTPVPYLMSENELPLNLPDVDKYLPTESGEPPLGRAQDWQHGSGNAYELSTMPGWAGSSWYWYRYMDPQNQSEFASQEAIDYWQNVDLYMGGTEHATGHLLYSRFWNKFLKDRGYVPQEEPFKKLINQGMIQGRSNFVYRVKSEDYANPTFVSAGLRDQYEVSGLHVDVNIVQNDVLDIEKFKATRADIGAANAKYILEDGKYVCGVEIEKMSKSKFNVVNPDDIVEKYGADTLRLYEMFLGPLDQAKPWNTHGIDGTYRFIRKLWRLFYNDAGQSVVKDIPAKPEELKILHKTIKKIEEDIENFSFNTGVSAFMVCVNELGSLKCHSKPILQELVILISPYAPHIAEELWVALGNEAGTVSGAAFPKWEQQHVIDAIFEYPVQINGKVRISIPFPLDTPGEEIEKAVLANETVLKWMEGKPARKVIVVPKRIVNVVI